The following coding sequences are from one Mytilus trossulus isolate FHL-02 chromosome 8, PNRI_Mtr1.1.1.hap1, whole genome shotgun sequence window:
- the LOC134682086 gene encoding ctenidin-1-like, giving the protein MKTEIQLCVCVALAAVCIAGVRSAGNYGGGSYGRGVYGRSASYGGGGYNRGYSKGYGGGGYSKGYGGGGYGKGYGTSRRQGGTLYYPYYYPVPYFVGGRRRGGGRVRVTPAILARTGGRRRGGGVGGGGGLLGGGGGGFGGIFSLIITLFFLQFILGLIG; this is encoded by the exons ATGAAAACGGAGATACAATTGTGTGTATGCGTTGCCCTGGCGGCAGTATGCATAGCCGGCGTAAGATCTGCAGGTAATTATGGCGGAGGAAGTTATGGAAGAGGTGTGTATGGACGTAGTGCATCATACGGCGGTGGTGGATACAACAGAGGATACAGCAAAGGATACGGTGGTGGTGGATACAGCAAAGGATATGGCGGAGGTGGTTACGGAAAAGGCTATGGTACATCTAGGCGCCAGGGCGGTACCTTGTATTACCCCTATTACTACCCAGTACCATACTTTGTAGGCGGAAGACGACGGGGAGGAGGAAGAGTGAGAGTTACCCCAGCCATACTTGCAAGAACAGGAGGAAGACGTAGGGGAGGAGGTGTCGGAGGAGGAGGTGGTCTTCTCGGAGGTGGTGGAGGCGGATTCGGAGGCATTTTTAGTTTGATCA tcaCGCTTTTCTTCCTTCAATTTATTCTTGGTCTCATCGGATAG